The genomic region GTCGGCGTGGTCGGCCTCGGTGGCGTCGGCGTAGCGGACCGCGTAGCGGGCAACCGCCTCGTCCAGCTCGTCGTCCTCGCCGCAGTAGCCGGCGAGCAGCCTGGGGTCGGCCGAGCGGCAGTGCGCCCTGGCCAGCAGGGCGCCGGCCAGCCTGCCGTAGTCGTCGAGGTGGTCCTTGCGCAGCGCGGTCGGGTCGATGTCGCCCTTCATGTTGCGGAACTGGCGCACGATGTAGTGCCGCCCGTCCACCGTGGTCCAGCCGAGCAGGATGTCCGTCTCGGCCTGCACCAGCCGGGCGCCCTCGACCACCCGCTTGCCCTCGTGCTCATAGGCCGGGATGTCCAGGTACTTCGTCAGGCAGGACGGGTTGGCCTGCTTGACCTGGAGCACCAGTGCGTCGTCCTCGTTGCCGTGCAACAGGACCAGGTAGTTGCGCAGGCCCACGCTGCCGGTGCCGACCACCCGGAAGGCCACGTCGGCCACGCGGTAGCGGCGGATCAGGTTGCGGCGGGACTCGCGCAGGGTGCCGACGTAGGAGTCCAGGCTGGCCGCGACCGCCTCGGCGGTGGGCGCGCTGACGTGCCTGAGCACGGGCAGCTCCTCCACGAATCGCCAGTGGTCCCGCTCGACCTGCCTGGTCCACTTGGCCGCGACCTTGCGGCTGGTGTTCTTGCGCGCCTTCTTCGATGCCTTCTCGAAGTCGTCGAGCAGCTCGTCCGCCTTGACCTTGCTGATGGTGGAGGCGTCGGCCAGCGCGTTCCAGGACTCCAGGAACGGCAGCTCGGCCAGCCGGGCCATGGTCTTGCGGTAGGCGCGCACCGCGTCCTCGGCGGCCTTGGCGCAGCCGTCCTCGGAGACCCCGCCCTCGCGGCCGGCCAGCACCAGGCTGGTCGCCAGCCGCTTGAGGTCCCACTCCCACGGGCCGGGCACGGTCTCGTCGAAGTCGTTGATGTCCATCACGATCCGGCCCTCGTTGGTGCCGAAGAGCCCGAAGTTGGCCGCGTGCGCGTCCCCGCAGATCTGCGCGCTGATCCCGCTGGCGGGCGTGGCGGCCAGGTCGGCGGCCATCAGCTCGGCCGCACCCCGGAAGAACGCGAACGGCGAGGCCAGCATCCGCCCGACCCGCAGCGGCACCAGCTCCGGCAGCCGGGGCGAGTTGCTGGCGTGCACGAACTCCACCGCCCCCGGCCGGTCCGCGCCCAGCGCGGCGTGGTCGTGCAGCCTCGGCCGCACCTCCTCCCGCAGCGCGCGACCCCTGGCAAAGACCTCGCTGGGCTTGACCCAGTCGCGCGACACCGCGCTCTCTCCCCTATCCACCCCGCCATCATCCCCCTAACGTGTGATGGATGCCGCCACGGACCGCCCTCCGCCAGCGCCGCGCCCAGCTGGAGCGGGACTGGGAGTGCTGGGTGGCGCACCGGTCGCCGGGCGCGGCGGCCGCGGTCGACCCCGAGGTCACCCAGTCCTGGGCGCGGGCGCTGCCCGAGGTGAGCCCGGCCCGCGACAGCGCGCCGAGCTGCGCGGATGCCCGCTGGCAGGACTCGCCGCTGCGCGAGCCGGTGCTGGCCTCCACGGCCGAGCTGCGCAGCATCGCCGAGGACGCGGGCTACGTGGCCGCGGTCGCCGACGCGGGCGGCACCATCCTGTGGACCTTCGGCGGTCGGGTGATGCGCCGCCGCGCCGAACGCGTGAACTTCGCCGCCGGCGGGCGTTGGTCGGAGACCGCGATGGGCACCAACGCGCTGTCGCTGGCCCTGGACCACAACCGGCCCGCCACCTGCTTCTCGGCCGAACACCTGGTGCAGGCCCTGCACGGCTGGGTCTGTTACTCCGCGCCGGTGCACGCGCCCAACGGCAAGGTGCTCGGCGTGCTGGACCTGTCCACCACCTGGGACCGCTCGCACCCGCTGGCCATGCCCACGGTCCGCACCCTGGTCAGCGCGCTGGAGGCACGCCTGGCCGAGTCGCCGCTGGACCTGGCCCCGGCGGGCTGGTCGCTGCGCTGCCTCGGCCGCGGCGAGCTGCTCGAC from Crossiella sp. CA-258035 harbors:
- a CDS encoding DUF2252 domain-containing protein produces the protein MSRDWVKPSEVFARGRALREEVRPRLHDHAALGADRPGAVEFVHASNSPRLPELVPLRVGRMLASPFAFFRGAAELMAADLAATPASGISAQICGDAHAANFGLFGTNEGRIVMDINDFDETVPGPWEWDLKRLATSLVLAGREGGVSEDGCAKAAEDAVRAYRKTMARLAELPFLESWNALADASTISKVKADELLDDFEKASKKARKNTSRKVAAKWTRQVERDHWRFVEELPVLRHVSAPTAEAVAASLDSYVGTLRESRRNLIRRYRVADVAFRVVGTGSVGLRNYLVLLHGNEDDALVLQVKQANPSCLTKYLDIPAYEHEGKRVVEGARLVQAETDILLGWTTVDGRHYIVRQFRNMKGDIDPTALRKDHLDDYGRLAGALLARAHCRSADPRLLAGYCGEDDELDEAVARYAVRYADATEADHADLAAAVKRGELTAELEDRD
- a CDS encoding transcriptional regulator, encoding MPPRTALRQRRAQLERDWECWVAHRSPGAAAAVDPEVTQSWARALPEVSPARDSAPSCADARWQDSPLREPVLASTAELRSIAEDAGYVAAVADAGGTILWTFGGRVMRRRAERVNFAAGGRWSETAMGTNALSLALDHNRPATCFSAEHLVQALHGWVCYSAPVHAPNGKVLGVLDLSTTWDRSHPLAMPTVRTLVSALEARLAESPLDLAPAGWSLRCLGRGELLDGGAPVPLRPRQLEILTLLTLHPDGLTPEQLQDALYADRPVHRTTLKAEVSHLRRALRGGVTTRSYHLCAPVASDARAVLDALAAREVTTALRHYRGSLLPDSEAPGIREWREIIEVALREAVLRSPQTDHLLAYLSRHPYDLEAHQLALRRLDPADVRRGVVLAQLHKLRSA